AGCTCTAGCTAGGGTAGTCTCCGTTGGGAAGCCCTGGCAGTGATCCTCATGCCTGTGGGGTATGTTAATTTTGCAGATGTCCAGGCCTCATGGAGCCGAGCGGCAGCTACTGGGGTAAGAGCGCTTTCTTCCTAAGAGACACACTCTATGGAGCTGTCTCAGCCGGCTTCGTGCTGCCTGCCCTTGCCTTGTGGCCAGGGATCTTGATCTTCCCTATTGGTGGTGGAAGGGAGCCATCTGTAAGCCGGAGGAAGGAATGGGGCTGCGGGATGTGGGCTGACCCAAGCCCATAGGACTCTTCTCTGCTTGGCATTTGGAGCCTGCCCACAggggctggcagctgctgctcaagacctgcttttcctttgcttccagcAATTCACAGGCCTTGATGAAGGAGCAGACGCAGGACTTCAAGCAGGTGGCGACTCAGGTGTATGCTGCTAGGGGGAGCGCACTGCAGGCTGTGAGAGAGGTCCTCAACGGCCATGCTGTCCAAGAGGAGCAAACAGAGGTAAAGGTGCTGGGGCCGGATCACAGACCTCGCTGTCTTTCTGGGCACTCTCCTGTTGCTTCCTCTCGGCACTCTCAAAGTCATCACCTTTTCTGACAGCTCTTGCCTAGGGTTTTCCAACACAGAGATGCTCCTCGGCTCTGTGCCAGGACTCGCTGCTCATGCAGAACTGCCCCATGTGTCTTTGTGCTCGCTGCCATCTTGCCATTCCcactttttccccaggaaatcCTGCAGTTGACAGAGGTGGCAATTAAGAAGGTGCTTGAGAGCTATGTCCTGATGCCTGACTGGGCTCTGGAAGCCATAGGTATGTAGACAGGAAGTATCCCTGCCATGCCTCTATGCATGGCACTGCCCCGAGCTCTTACAAGCTCTGCTTTCAAGCCTGAGAAATACGTGGTAgtgcactgctgctcctcctaaTCTCCGGGCTGTCTTAGTCAACTTCTGTCCACCTTCACGTCAGGTGCCACCATCGATGAGGAGAGGACATCCAAGAGTTATGGTGGGGAAGACATGATGACCTGGTTGTTTTCTCTATTGACCTTCTTACCTGCAAACCCTCCAGAGACAATCTTGCAGGTATGACACGGGAAGGCCTGACCTGCGCTTCAGCTCTTTGCTTTCAGGTTGGCAGACCAAGTGCACAGCATTTCCTGCTGATGGTCATGGCTTTCTGGTTTCAGCCCAGTATTATCCCTGGCGACTGCTGGCCTTTCCAAGGATCTCAGGGCCATGTGGTCATCCGGCTGCCTGCGCGCATCTGGCCAACAGCTTTCACCGTCTGGCACATCTCCGAGGCAGTGTCTCCCTCTGGGGAAGTCAGCAGCGCCCCCAGAGAGTTTACTGTCTTTGTAAGTCTTTGCCTTGTGCTTCTCAGGGGGTCTGGCCCAAGAGAAAAGCCATCCCTGAGACGTGCTTCTTGTGGCAGCCCCTCTCAGACATCTGtctggggctggctgctgcagagcacccCATCCCCTGTGGGTATGTGGGGGTTCTGTGCCTCTGGGGGCTTCTTCTCTGCTTCACGCCCAAGGATTCTCGAGCATGTGCTCAAAGCACCCTGACCCAGAATCACCCTAAGCTGTGCTAGACTACTGCTAGAGcc
This Lathamus discolor isolate bLatDis1 chromosome 4, bLatDis1.hap1, whole genome shotgun sequence DNA region includes the following protein-coding sequences:
- the LOC136012797 gene encoding SUN domain-containing protein 3-like, with the translated sequence MPARQRNTCQKDRGGLRLLFLLLPILFTLGYWCGAMTWLKGALWMSRPHGAERQLLGNSQALMKEQTQDFKQVATQVYAARGSALQAVREVLNGHAVQEEQTEEILQLTEVAIKKVLESYVLMPDWALEAIGATIDEERTSKSYGGEDMMTWLFSLLTFLPANPPETILQPSIIPGDCWPFQGSQGHVVIRLPARIWPTAFTVWHISEAVSPSGEVSSAPREFTVFGVDEATEGTLLGTFTYDVHKGIAQTFHVQKEPPRTFDYIKFQVQSNWGNPEYTCVYRVQVHGRMASDDTCEP